From the genome of Thauera chlorobenzoica:
TTCCGTCGTCTTGCAATCGGTCGCATTCTTGAACGTGTTTGCCGCCACGTGCTCCGGCACCGTCGCCGTGCGATGGGTCGGGTACACGTCGACACGGAACGTGTCCGGGTATTTCTTCAGCAGCGCCTGCGTGCCCTCGGAGAGCTTGTCCGCATGCTGGGCCATGTTGGATGCGGTGATCTGCAGGGCCGGCTTTTCATCCGGGAAAAGATTCACCGGGATGTCGCCCACTTTCGGCCCCGCGACCGGGCCGGTCTGCCCCCCGGTCCACGCCGGAATGGTGCCGTCCTTGTTGCCGGCTTTCTCACCGCCGAGCGGGGTCAGCGAGGTTTTGAGCTTGGCCGCTTCGTCTGCGCTCACCGCGGCCATCGCGCTCTGCATGCCGGCGCTCAGCGCCAGGATCGAGACGCACAGCAAGGTCTTTTTAAACTTGAACATATTGATCTCCTCGGTCGTTTTATAGGAATCAGAACGTGCGCTGGATCGTGAGCGACACGAAGTCGCGGTCGCCGTGGAAATTGTCATAGGACAGCTCTCCGGCCGGATTGACGATCGAACCCGAGGAGCCGATGTAGTGGGTGTAGTTCAGCCCGCCCTGCCAGGTCTTGCGGTAATCGGCCTTCACCCCGATGCTCAGGCTGCCGCCGTTCTCCGCCGGGAACAGCACGCCATTGACCGAGGAGCGTCCGGCCAGGCCGTAGTTCACGCCGATCGGCACCTGCAGATCGAGCCCGGGCGCGACCTGGAAATATTCCGGGGTGAACACGAACTGGATCGCGCTGGCTTCGCGGGTGGCATTCGGGTCGAGCGCGGCCCGGTTGTCGGTGACGCTGAGCACCCGGTTGTAGGCGAACTCGCCGACGAAGGCGGCCCCGTCCCACAGCGCATTGGCCGGCAACACACTGATTGCCGACAGGCTCAGGTGCATCGTCTTGCCTTTCGGAAAGGTGGCATCGTCGTCGTTGTCCGCCCCGCCCAGGCCGAGCGCGACGTTGCCCGTGGCGACCAGCGGCTGGTTTTCACGGAACGACAGTTCGCCCGAGACGTTGGTCTCCCCCACCAGCGTGGCAAAGCTGGCGCCGATGGTGCGGATGTTCTCCGCATAGACGAGGACGTAGTCGCCATCCACGCCGCGGCCCGGATCGGCGTTCACGCCGGGGCGGATGTAGAACTGCGGCAGCTTGTCGTGGAACTGGGCGGCGTACAGCCCGTACTCGGTGTCGCCGGCACGGAACTTGACCTGAATACCGCCCTGACCGGAGTCCTTCGCATCCATGTCATCGCCCCGGCGCAGCGTGCCGTTCGGCCCGAACGGCCCGTACAGAAACTCGCCGCCGGCACCGGCGAAATCTGCAAACGCGAAATAGCTTCCCGCCCCCGGCAGACGCGAGTCGCGCCATTCGTACTGGTAATAGGCGCCGATCGACACGTCGGGGCTGAGCTGCAGCTGCGCCGAAACCTGTCCGACCGGGCGCGCCACTTCCTTGAACTGCGAGTTCGGTACCGACAGCGCACGCGCCAGATCGAGCGGGGTCTGGGCGCCGGCGATGCCGTTCGCGCCGAAGAACAAAGTTTCGCCGTAGAGCTGGGTGAAGCGCCCCGCCTTCAGGTTCAGGCCCTTGCCGGCGATCTCGGTGCGGCCATAGACGAAGGCATCGAGGAACTCCGCCTTGCGCCCGTGGAGCTTTTCGGTGGCGGTGGTGAATTCGTCGAAATCGGCCGAGCGCTGATTGAGCGACCAGGCGTAGCGTTGGCTGCGGTCGTTGGATTCGTTGTACACCTGGTCGTACCAGGCGGCGCCGCTGACCCGGAAGCCCATGTTGTTGCGATAACGCAGGTCGAATTCGGAGAGCAGGTCGAGACGGTTCGAAATCAGGCCGCGGCTGAAATTGCGGTCGCCGTCGTTGGTGTTGATCTGCGCCCCCGCGTCCGAGGCGGGCCCGCTGCCGTCCGCCTCCTCGACCCGCCAGCTGGCGTTGTACTTGAGTGTGTTGTCCCAGCGCACCGACAGGTCGGAATTGCCCGTGTCGATGGTGAAGCCGAACGCCGCGCCTGAAATTGCCATGCCGGCGCAAACGGTGGCGACGGCCCTGCCGATGGGTGAAACCCGCGGCGCGAAGCCGGGATCGAAACGGGACGGCTTGTCGTTCATGTCTTCCTCCTTGAGCAAATATAACTGCGGCTTTTTTTGCCTGTAGCCAGTCACGGCGGCAGGTTTGTTGCAGGAACATTTCGAATGGCCGGATTAATGAACAGCAGCCACCCGCTTTTAATAATGATGTGAACTGATCTTCAGTTTCTTCGGATAAAAAGCATGGATCATGCCAGTCATTTTTCTAATGCACTGATGTTGCGGTGCGGGAAGTGACTGCTCCTACAAAAATGCGGGCTTGATTCGGGTGACGCAACACGCTTTGCGCAGTGCAGAAGAAAAGCATTTTCCGGCTGCTTGAGAAATTCGTGAAAAATCTCACCGAGGATATTGCTGGACTTCATACTTTTCGCGCTTCGCTTCGGGCTATCGCAAGGATCCGCATCCTCTCGATAAGTGGCATGCGGATCCGGAAATCAGAACGGGTAATGGCGCGCCGTGGTCTGCATCGTGATCCAGCGCAGCTCGGTGAAGGCATCGACGCCGGCCTGGCCGCCGAAGCGGCCGTAGCCCGAATCCTTGACCCCGCCGAAGGGCATCTGCGCTTCGTCGTGGACGGTGGGGCCGTTGATGTGGCAGATCCCCGACTGGATGCGCGACGCCACCTGCCAGGCGCGTGCGAGGTCGCGCCCGAAGACCGCCGCGGCGAGCCCGAAGGGGTTGTCGTTGGCGCAGGCAACGGCCTCGTCGACGCCGCGCACGCGAACGATGCCCTTCACCGGGGCGAAGGTCTCCTCGTGGTAGATGCGCATCTCGGCGCTCACGTGATCGAGCAGGGTGGCGGGCATCAGGGTGCTGTCGGCCTTGCCGCCGCAGACCAGGGTGGCGCCCTTGGCCAGGGCGTCGTCGATCAGCGCGTTGCAGCGTTCGACCGTGCCCATGTCCACCACCGAGCCGAGCACCACCGGACCCCGGCGCGGGTCGCCCAGCGGCAGGGCGCGGGCGCGGGCAGCGAGGCGTTCGACGAAGTCGTCGGCGACGGCGGCGTCCACGATGATGCGCTCGGTCGACATGCAGATCTGCCCCGAGTTGGCGAAGGCGCCGAAGGTCGCCGCGGCCACCGCGGCGTCGAGGTCGGCGTCGTCGAGCACCACCAGCGGCGCCTTGCCGCCCAGTTCGAGCACCGCGGGCTTGAGGTATTTGGCGCAGGTCTGCGCGATCAGGCGCCCGACCCGGGTCGAGCCGGTGAAGTTGACCCGGCGCAGCGCGGGGTGGGCGACCATCGCTTCGACCACCGCGCCAGCATCGGCCGGGGCGTTGGTGACGAAGTTGACCACGCCCGGCGGCAGGCCGGCTTCCTGCAGCGCCTCGATGATCAGGCCGTGGGTGGCAGGGCACAGCTCCGAGCCCTTGAGCACCACGGTGTTGCCGCAGGCGAGCGGGGTGGCGATGGCGCGCACGCCGAGGATCACCGGTGCGTTCCACGGGGCGATGCCGAGCACCACGCCGGCGGGCTGACGCACCGCCATCGCCACGTTGCCGGGGACGTCGGAAGGAATCAGCTCGCCGTTGATCCGGGTGGTCAGCGACGCGGCTTCGAGCAGCATGCCGGCGGCCAGGTGGACGTTGAACCCGGCCCAGATTCCGGATGCACCGGTTTCGGCGGCCATTGCCGCGGCGATCGCCTCGCCCTTGGCCTCAAGTGCCTGGGAGGCCTTCAGCAGCAGGGCGCGCCGTTCGCCCGGCCCCAGCGCGGCCCAGGCCGGAAACGCTGCGGCGGCGGCGTCGACCGCGGCGACTGCATCGGCGGCGGTGGCGGCCGGTGCGCGTGTGGCGACGCTGTGGTCGAGGGGATTGCGGCGCTCGAAAGTGGCGCCGTTGGCGGCGGCGCGTGGCTCGCCACCGATCAGCATGCGGATGTCAGTCATGGTGTCTCACTCCTCGATCGTCGACCGCCGCCGTTCCCGCCGTAGGGGCGGCACGGCCGGCGATCGCTGAAGGTTGTGGTTGCGGAAAGCGTGTTGCGGTGTCGTGCTGATACTCACAGGCTGATCCCGCAGCGCCCCGGAGCGATGATGTTGTTCGGGTCGAGGGCGCGCTTGAGGCGGCGCTCGACGTCGCGCTTGACCGGGCCGTAGGTGGCAGCGACCTTTTCCGCGAAGGCGGTGTTGGCGCGATAGACGCCATAGCCTTCGCGGGCGAAGGCGTGGAGCAGCTCGTCGTAGCAGGCGTAGGCGTTGCGCGTCTGCTCGTCGTCGCTGCGGTCGAACAGCAGGTCGATGACGTGGTGCATGTCGCGCCAGCCGACGATGAACTCGCCGACGTAGTCGAAGCCGTACTTGGCGAGGATGTCCTTGGCCAGCTTCATCTGCTTCAGGGTCTCGCTGCCCTTGGCCTGCGATACCGGGGCGAACCACACCGAACCGCCGCCTCCGCGCCAGTTGTAGAGATCGAATTCGCCGAGATTGGGCTTGCCTTTCATCAGGTCGAAGCGGTACTGGGTGGCACGCCCGCCTTCGTCCGCGGACTCGGTGACCAGCTTGCCGCCGGTGGCCGCGGCGACCGCTTCGATGATCTTCCAGTGGGCGTCGTTGGTCTCGGCGGTGCCGTAGAGCGCGGCATAGACGTTCCACGCGCCGATGTTGTGGTCCTTGCGGATGCGCTTGACTTCGTCGTCGGTGATCGCTCCCGGTCCCGGGTGGTAGTCGGCGCGGTTGACCTTGGAGCAGGGTGCCTCCCACAGCGTGTGCGCGATTACCACCGCGTTCGGGATCACCATCGCGATGCGCAGCGGGCGCAGCGCGTCGACGATCTTGGTGATGTCGGTGTCTTCGGGGTACTGGATCAGGAAGGGGCGGTAGTCGGGCGGGGCCGGCATCAGCCACATCCCCATCTTGGTGACGACGCCGTAGTTCGACTGGGTGAAGATGCCGTCGAGGGTCGGCCCGTAGCCCCACTTGAACACCTGCCAGGTGTTGGAATTGGGCATCGAGCCCATGCCGGTGCGCAGCACCTCGCCGTCGGCGAGCACCACCTCCATGCCGGACGAGAACAGGAAGTGCTCGCCGTAGGGGGTGTAGCCGACACCGCGGTCGACCATGTTGCCGAGCGGGCCGGCGATCACCGAGGGCGCGGGGCAGGAGAACCACAGCGGCAGCTTCTTTTCCTGCAGGTAGTCGTAGAGCTGCTGGTAGGTGACGCCGGGTTCGACCAGCGCGGTGCACAGCTCGGCGTCCACGTCGAGGATGCGGTTCATGCGGCGCAGGTCGAGGACGAGCTGGCCGCGCTCGACCGGCGCCGCCGAGCCGTAGCCGAGGTTCTTGCCGGTGGAGATCGGGTACACCGGGATCCGGCGCTTGTTCAGGATGCGCATGATCGCCTGCACCTGCTCGACGCTGTCAGGCATCACCGCGGCCGAGGGCGCGTGCTGCTCGTCGGGCACCGGCATCATGATCTTGTTGTAGGGGGCGAGCTGCGGCGTGTCGGCAAGGACGTGGGCGTCGCCGACGATGGCGCGGATCTCGGTGAGCGCCTTGTCGAAATCGCTCGCGCTGACGCCCTTGGGCAGGAGGGTGCGCTTGGGTGTGCTCATTTCTTCTCCAGGATGCGGATGAGGTTGCGGGGGCGTGGGCAGCGCTTCAGAGCCGGATCAGGAAGGACGCCAGCGCGCCCTCTGCGGCAGTGATGGCGGCTGCGGGCCGGATCGAGGCGGGGGGGGCGGTGCGCTCGCCGAGGGCGGCAAGGTAGAACTGCCCGACGTGCTGCGCCTGGTCATCCCCGGCTCCGTTCCAGGTGATCGGCTGCGGGTATCCGGCGGCGCTGCAGCAGTGACGTGTGGCGCTGCTACTGCTGCGGTGATGGGCGCTCGCCAGCGAGTGCGCACCACGGCTGCCGGCGACGGCCTGGAAGATGACCGCGGCGGCATCGTCCATGATGCCGAGCAAGGGGGTTCCGGGCGGATGGTCGAGCAGGGCGTCGAGGCTGTCGATGCGGCGCAGTTCGCTGCGACCGGGCAGCAGCACCGCCGTGCGCAGGCCGGCACCGTGAAATGCTTCTTCCACCCGGCGTGCCAGCGCCACTGCGGCAGGCAGGTCACCCTGGCCGAGGAGGATCAGCTGCGTGCGCCCGGCGGCGAAATTCACATTCTGGAAGGACAGCGCCGAAGTCGACAACGCGGCGAGTGATGCGCCGCCGCCGGCACGGCGGAAAAATTCACGTCGGTCCATGGCGGCCACCTATTTCGGGCCGCCGGCAGGCGAGGCCGACACCCACTGGATGACGCCGGCGAGGGCCTTGTCGTCGATTTCCGCGGGGCGGAAGCTGGGCATCGCGCGAAAACCGTAGCGCACCACGTGCTCGATGTAGGCGGGCTGCAGCTGTCGTCCGAGGATCGCCGGGCCGATGCCCTGGTCGTGGCAGTAGCTGCACACCTTGGCGTAGACCGGATCGACCGGTTGTGCGGGGCCGTCCTGTGCGGCCGCGACGTGCATCGCGCTTGCCGCGAGACAGGCCAGGGCCAGTTTCGATACTGAATGCATTCGTCTCCTCCTGTACTGGGATTACGGTGTTCCCTTGGAGAAAGACAAAGCAAGGCTCGGGCCAGGTTTGTTAAAAATACAAATACACAGATAAAACAAATATTTATTTTATCTCGTGGCGGGAAATGGAATTCCGATGATGTCGCAATGCGCTACAGGGCATTGCGTGAAAGCGGCGCCGGCGGTGGAAATCCCTTGCTGTCAGTGGGTTCTGGGCAAGCGTTGCAGCCTGCAACGGTGTTGCAAAATGCGACAGCACTTCAGTGCGCGGGCCTGTCCACCTTCGGCTTCAGGTTGCGGTAGATCGTCGATCGGGCGACGCCCAGGCGGGCGGCGGCGGCGCTGACGTTGCCTTCGAGGGCGTCGACGACCCAGCGGATGTAGGCCTGTTCGACTTCGGCGAGCGGTGCGATGCGGCTGAAGCCGGCGGGCGAAGTCGCGGCCGGAGCCTCGCCGGGTGTCGACAGGATCGAGTTCGTGATGGCGGCATCGATGACCTCGCCGTCGCCGAACACCAGCAGGCGCTCGATGACGTTGCGCAGTTCGCGCACGTTGCCGGGCCAGGGGTAGTCGATCAGGCGGGCCATTGCGCAGGGACTCAGGCGCGGCACCGGGCCGCTTGCATTGCGGCGCAGGGCGCGGCGCATCAGATGTTCGACCAGCAGCGGAATGTCCTCGCGGCGTTCGCGCAGTGGCGGCACCTGGATGTGTACGACGTTGAGCCGGTACAGCAGATCGTGGCGGAAACGGCCTTGCTCGACCAGGGCTTCGAGGTCGCGGTGGGTGGCGGCGATCACCCGTGCCTCGGTGTGGCGCAGCGCCGAGGCGCCGAGCTGGCGGAATTCACCGCTGTCGAGCACGCGCAGCAGCTTGGCCTGGCACGAAGCCGGCAGTTCGCCGATCTCGTCGAGGAACAGGGTGCCGGCGCTGGCGACCTCGAACAGGCCCTCGCGATCGCCGGTGGCGCCGGTGAAGGCGCCGCGCTTGTGGCCGAACAGCTCGCTTTCGACCAGTTCGCCTTCGAGCAGCCCGCAATTGAGCGGGACGTAGGCTTCGCCGGCACGTTTGCTCCAGCGGTGCAGCGCGGCGGCGACGACTTCCTTGCCGGCACCGCTCTCGCCGGTCACCAGCACCGGCAGATCGAGCGGTGCGGCGCGGTGCACGCGCTCGAGCATCTGCTGCCACGCTGCGCTGCGACCGACCATCTCGGCGTCGTCGGACTGGCGCAGGCGCTTCACTTCGGCGCTGAGGGCCTCGCAGCGAAGGGCGAGGGTGCGCCGGTCAAGGGCGCGCTCGACGATCAGGTCGAGCTCGGTGAGCTTGTAGGGTTTGGTCAGATAATCGAAAGCGCCCAGCTTCATCGCCGCGATCGCGGTGTCGACGCTGCCGTGGCCGGTGAGGACGACGACTTCGATCTGGGGCGCGAGCTGCTTGATCCGCCCGAGCAGCTCGATGCCGTCCATCCCCGGCATCTTGATGTCGATCAGCGCGAGGTCGATGCCGGTGCGCTCGATGTGCTGAAGGGCGCCCACCCCGTCGGCGGCTTCGCTGACGCGGTAGCCTT
Proteins encoded in this window:
- a CDS encoding sigma-54-dependent transcriptional regulator, yielding MGNNRHVLVVDDEELYRELLSGRLTRQGYRVSEAADGVGALQHIERTGIDLALIDIKMPGMDGIELLGRIKQLAPQIEVVVLTGHGSVDTAIAAMKLGAFDYLTKPYKLTELDLIVERALDRRTLALRCEALSAEVKRLRQSDDAEMVGRSAAWQQMLERVHRAAPLDLPVLVTGESGAGKEVVAAALHRWSKRAGEAYVPLNCGLLEGELVESELFGHKRGAFTGATGDREGLFEVASAGTLFLDEIGELPASCQAKLLRVLDSGEFRQLGASALRHTEARVIAATHRDLEALVEQGRFRHDLLYRLNVVHIQVPPLRERREDIPLLVEHLMRRALRRNASGPVPRLSPCAMARLIDYPWPGNVRELRNVIERLLVFGDGEVIDAAITNSILSTPGEAPAATSPAGFSRIAPLAEVEQAYIRWVVDALEGNVSAAAARLGVARSTIYRNLKPKVDRPAH
- a CDS encoding c-type cytochrome: MHSVSKLALACLAASAMHVAAAQDGPAQPVDPVYAKVCSYCHDQGIGPAILGRQLQPAYIEHVVRYGFRAMPSFRPAEIDDKALAGVIQWVSASPAGGPK
- a CDS encoding DUF1302 domain-containing protein; amino-acid sequence: MNDKPSRFDPGFAPRVSPIGRAVATVCAGMAISGAAFGFTIDTGNSDLSVRWDNTLKYNASWRVEEADGSGPASDAGAQINTNDGDRNFSRGLISNRLDLLSEFDLRYRNNMGFRVSGAAWYDQVYNESNDRSQRYAWSLNQRSADFDEFTTATEKLHGRKAEFLDAFVYGRTEIAGKGLNLKAGRFTQLYGETLFFGANGIAGAQTPLDLARALSVPNSQFKEVARPVGQVSAQLQLSPDVSIGAYYQYEWRDSRLPGAGSYFAFADFAGAGGEFLYGPFGPNGTLRRGDDMDAKDSGQGGIQVKFRAGDTEYGLYAAQFHDKLPQFYIRPGVNADPGRGVDGDYVLVYAENIRTIGASFATLVGETNVSGELSFRENQPLVATGNVALGLGGADNDDDATFPKGKTMHLSLSAISVLPANALWDGAAFVGEFAYNRVLSVTDNRAALDPNATREASAIQFVFTPEYFQVAPGLDLQVPIGVNYGLAGRSSVNGVLFPAENGGSLSIGVKADYRKTWQGGLNYTHYIGSSGSIVNPAGELSYDNFHGDRDFVSLTIQRTF
- a CDS encoding aldehyde dehydrogenase, whose amino-acid sequence is MTDIRMLIGGEPRAAANGATFERRNPLDHSVATRAPAATAADAVAAVDAAAAAFPAWAALGPGERRALLLKASQALEAKGEAIAAAMAAETGASGIWAGFNVHLAAGMLLEAASLTTRINGELIPSDVPGNVAMAVRQPAGVVLGIAPWNAPVILGVRAIATPLACGNTVVLKGSELCPATHGLIIEALQEAGLPPGVVNFVTNAPADAGAVVEAMVAHPALRRVNFTGSTRVGRLIAQTCAKYLKPAVLELGGKAPLVVLDDADLDAAVAAATFGAFANSGQICMSTERIIVDAAVADDFVERLAARARALPLGDPRRGPVVLGSVVDMGTVERCNALIDDALAKGATLVCGGKADSTLMPATLLDHVSAEMRIYHEETFAPVKGIVRVRGVDEAVACANDNPFGLAAAVFGRDLARAWQVASRIQSGICHINGPTVHDEAQMPFGGVKDSGYGRFGGQAGVDAFTELRWITMQTTARHYPF
- a CDS encoding FAD-binding oxidoreductase → MSTPKRTLLPKGVSASDFDKALTEIRAIVGDAHVLADTPQLAPYNKIMMPVPDEQHAPSAAVMPDSVEQVQAIMRILNKRRIPVYPISTGKNLGYGSAAPVERGQLVLDLRRMNRILDVDAELCTALVEPGVTYQQLYDYLQEKKLPLWFSCPAPSVIAGPLGNMVDRGVGYTPYGEHFLFSSGMEVVLADGEVLRTGMGSMPNSNTWQVFKWGYGPTLDGIFTQSNYGVVTKMGMWLMPAPPDYRPFLIQYPEDTDITKIVDALRPLRIAMVIPNAVVIAHTLWEAPCSKVNRADYHPGPGAITDDEVKRIRKDHNIGAWNVYAALYGTAETNDAHWKIIEAVAAATGGKLVTESADEGGRATQYRFDLMKGKPNLGEFDLYNWRGGGGSVWFAPVSQAKGSETLKQMKLAKDILAKYGFDYVGEFIVGWRDMHHVIDLLFDRSDDEQTRNAYACYDELLHAFAREGYGVYRANTAFAEKVAATYGPVKRDVERRLKRALDPNNIIAPGRCGISL